DNA sequence from the Actinomycetes bacterium genome:
ACGACGACGACCTTCCAGCCGGCGATCCCCTTCATGCCCTCATCCAGCGAGTCGAGGCACGCACCGATGGTGTCTCTGCTGTTGTGGGTCACGATCACGACAGCCACTTCGCATGCCGTGGCTGATTCGACGTCTTCGCTCATCACCGCCCTCGGGACTCGGGGATCCCCTAGAACTTAGGCAGTGACGAGCGCTCGTCCCAGATCAGCAACCCTCGATGACCGGATTGCCGTGGCTCGGGTAGAACACACCTGACATGCCGGGGTTGGCCGTCATGCAGCGGTAGACGTTGTTCGTGCCATCCTCGTAGATGGCGTAGTAGGAGCCCCGGGTGCCTGCGGGCAGGAAGCCGACCCAGATCTCGTTGAAGGTGGTGTCGCGGCCCTTCCAGTTGAGCGGGGCGGTGCCCGCACCGTTGTAGGGGCCACCGAGTCCGAAGCCGACACGGTTGAACACGACACCCGTGGGCCAGCCGAGCGACTGGAAGGCATCGGTGTGTGCCGGCGGCTCACCCTGCGGCGAGTAGAAGAAGGAGTCGTTGACAACCATGTCCATCGGGTAGTCGAGGTCGTAGCGGGGGGTGCTGCCGATCTGGAGTCGTGATTCCGACATGAACGCAGAGTTGTTGATGCGAATCCTTGCCGAGGGCTGGCCGGGCGTCTGGTAGATCCAGATGCCACCGTTGACCACGACGTTGTCGAGCGTCACGTCGGCTCCGGAGCGCACGTAGAGGATCCGGATGGTGGTGTCCTTGAAGACCCGTGTCTGGCCTGACTTCACGTCGGTCCAGTCGACGTAGCCGGACAGCTTCGACATGTCGACCGCTTCCTCCTTCGACCGCGGGGCCGAGCCCGAGCCGGGAAGCAGGGTGGTGGTCGGACCAGGCGTTGTGGTCGGCGCAGCCGTGGTGGGCGGCGCAGTGGTCGTTGGTGATGAACCACCCTGCACCGTGTGTGTCACCTCGTGGGTGTCGCCGTCGGCGTCGGTCCAGCGGGCGGCGAGCTCGTCGCCCGCCGACAGCATGATGTCTGGGTAGATATGGAACACCGAGCCGTCGTGGATGCCGGTCGGGTCAAAGCCGTTGGGCCGACAGCTGCAGCGGTCATCGGGGTTGCCGTTGACCAGGAACTGCACTCCCTGGTGGTTCGGGTACGGCGTGACACTGTCGAGGCGGGGCTGGCCGGTGCCGGCACCCGCGTTGGCCCATACCGCCGAGGTCGACTGCACCGGAGGCACCGTCGTCGTGGTCGTATTCGTTGGCACAGCGGTAGTCGGCACAACAGTTGTGGGCGGGGCGGTCGTGGTGGTCACGACACCTTCCCAGCGCACCGGTGCGGGAACACTCGGGGGCGTGGTGGCGGGCGTCCGCAGGGCCGCGGGCTGGGTGGTTGGCGGAGCGGTGATGGGGGGCGGCGGCTGGCATGCAAGCGCGAACATGGCCATCCCAGCCACAATCGAGGCTCCCAGAACCCGCCTCCGGCGCTGCGATAGCGCGACAAACGAGGGAGAATGAGAAAACATGAGCGCGACCTCCGTGGGTGAATGGCTTCATCACGGGGATCGGACGCTCGCCGAAGAACCTTGAGACGAATACGGGAAAGTATCAGCGAAGGCCGGTCAGGTTCGTAGGACCTCCTGCCCAGGTACGTATTTCAAACACCTTCCGACTCATCTTGCGCCGGCCTGCGGGAGTGTCCAACATGAAGTCTCGCCGCCGAACCTACAGAAGTGGCTTCCGCGACCGATCACGGAACGAGGACGAACGGAGGACCAATGAAAGTAGGCATCCTTGCCGGTGGACTAGGCACACGGCTCGCCGAGGAGACGGTCAGCAAACCGAAGCCAATGGTGGAGATCGGCAACCAGCCGATCCTCTGGCACATCATGAAGCACTACCACCAGCACGGCCACGACGACTTCGTGGTCGCGCTCGGGTACAAGGGTGAGTACATCAAGCGCTGGATGGTCGACTACGCGTCGCTGGCCCACGACATCATCGTTCATGCCGACGGCTCGATCGAGAGCAACGGCAGCGCCCGCGAGGAGTGGACGGTGTCCCTCGTCGAGACGGGGCTCCCGACCGCGACCGGCGGTCGCATCAAGCGGCTCCGTGACCACCTGGGCCACGACGGCACCTTCATGCTCACCTGGGGCGACGGCGTCTCCGACATCGACCTGCACGCGCTGGTCGAGTTCCACCGCTCCCACGGCAAGCTGGCGACTATGACCGCGGTACGGCCACCGGCGCGCTTCGGACACCTCGAGATCGACGGAGACCAGATCACCGAGTTCTCCGAGAAGCCACAGACCGGTGAAGGCTGGATCAACGGCGCGTTCTTCGTTCTCGAACCGGCGATCTTCGACTACATCGAGGGCGACGACACACAGTTCGAAAAGCAGCCACTCGAGCACCTCGCCAAGGACGGCGAGCTGATGGCTTACCGCCACAGTGGCTTCTGGCAGTGCATGGACACCATCCGCGACAAGAAGCTCCTCGAGCAGCTGTGGGACGAGGGCGACGCCCCCTGGAAGAGCTGGGACTGAGGACGGGACTGAAATGCGCATTCTCGTAACCGGCAGCGAGGGATACATCGGCGCGTTGCTGGTGCCGATGCTGACCAACGCGGGCCACGAGGTCGTCGGCCTCGATTCCGGGCTGTTCGAGTCCTGCACGATCGGCCCCGGTGGCGATGCCGTGCAGACGATCCGACTCGATATCCGCGACGTGGAGCCGGAGCACCTGGACGGGTTCGACGGCGTCGCGCACCTGGCCGGGATCTCCAACGACCCGCTCGGTGACCTCAACCCCGACACGACCTACGAGATCAACCACAGGGCAACCACCCGGCTGGCCGAGGCAGCCAAGGCAGCCGGCGTCGAGCGGTTGGTGTTCTCCTCTTCCTGCTCGCTCTACGGAGCGCACGGGAATGACCTCATAGACGAATCGGCGGACTTCCTGCCCGTTACGCCCTATGGCGAGTCGAAGGTGCTGGCGGAGGCCGACCTCAACAAGCTGGCGGACGACGACTTCAGCCCGGTGTTCCTGCGCAACGCCACCGCCTACGGCTTCTCGCACCGCCTTCGCGGCGACCTCGTGGTCAACAACCTCGTCGGCTACGCGGTCGCCCAAGGCGAGGTGCTCATGAAGAGCGACGGCTCGCCGTGGCGTCCGCTGGTGCACATCGAGGACATCTCGCTCGCGTTTCTGGCCGCACTCGAGGCCCCCCGAGATGCAGTCCACACCGAGGCGTTCAACATCGGCCGCACCGAGGAGAACTACCGCGTCCGCGAGGTGGCCGAGATCGTCGCCGGCGTCGTCAGCGGCACCCGGCTCGCCTTCGCCGAGGAAGCCGGGCCCGACAAGCGCAACTACCGCGTCGACTGCACCAAGGCCGAGACGTCCCTGCCCGGCTACGAGCCGACATGGACCGTTCGCCGTGGCGTCGAGGAGTTGTACGACGCGTACAAGCGCTACGACATGGACATCGACTCGCTTACAGGACCCCGCCTTCAGCGCATCAAGAGGATCCAGAGCCTGGTGTCCGATGGCCGACTCGGCCAGGACCTGCGCTGGAACTCCGCGATCAGCGGTTGAGCCCCACCCCCCTGAGGAGCCGGAACAATGACCGAACTACCCCCCTGCCGCTCCTGCGGCGCCAACGACCTCGAGCTGTTCCTGTCCCTCGGCGACACGCCGCTCGCTGATGCCTTGGTGAAGCCGGAGGATGTCGATCGCCCCGAGGGCCAGTACCCGCTCGAGGTGGCGTTCTGCCCCGCCTGCTCGCTTGTCCAGATCACAGAGGAGGTGCCCGCCGATGTCCTCTTCGTCGACAACTACCTCTACTTCTCGTCGTTCTCCGACGCGTTGCTGCAGCACTCACGGGACCATGCTCTCGGCCTCGTGAAGAGCCGCGAACTGGGCTCGGACAGCCTGGTGGTGGAGCTGGCGAGCAACGACGGCTACCTGCTGCGCAACTTCGTCGAGGAGGGAATTCCTGTCCTCGGCGTCGACCCGGCCCCCGATCAGGCCCGCGCCGCCAATGAAGCCGGCGTGCCAACGGTCGCCGAGTTCTTCGGACCGGAGCTGGCAGAACGCATCCGCTCCCAGCACGGACCGGCGGATATCATCATCGCCAACAACGTGATGGCCCACGTGCCCGACCTCAACGGGTTCGTCGGGGGCATGGCGAAGCTCCTCGCCGACGACGGCATCATCACCGTAGAGAACCCATACGTGCGCGACCTCATCGAGCACTGCGAGTTCGACACGATCTACCACGAGCACTTCTGCTACTACTCCTGCAGTTCCGTCGACGCACTCGTGCGGCGTCACAGCATGTTCCTCAACCACGTCGAGTACTTCCCTGACATGCACGGAGGCACTCTCCGCTGGCACATCGGCAAGACCGAGGACGTGAGCCCCACAGCCCGCGAGTACCTGGACCGCGAGGCCCGAGAAGGACTGACCGCGTTCGATGCGTATGCCCGGTTTGGCGACAGGGTGCAAGCGATTCGCTCGGGCCTGCTCGAACTCTTGCGGGACCTCAAGGCCGACGGAGCGTCGATCGCTGCATACGGCGCCGCGGCAAAGGGCAGCACGCTCGTCAACTACGTGGGCATCGACACCCAGCTGATCGACTTCGTGGTCGACCGCAACGTGCACAAGCAGGGCCTGCTCATGCCTGGAGTGCACATCCCGATCGAAGACCCGGAAGCGCTGGTCAGGAAGAAGCCCGACTACGTGCTTCTCCTGGCATGGAACTTCCGCAACGAGATCGCCGCGCAGCAGGCGGAGTACCTCGACAACGGCGGGCGCTTCATCGTCCCAATCCCCAGCCCGGAGATCCTGTGATCACTTCCAACGACCAGACAGCCGCACAGCCAGCGTGCCCCGCCTGCCTCGGCACCGATACCGTCGCGTTCCACCACGAGCGGTCAATTCCGACCAATAGCTGCCTACTGCTGGAGGACCGCAGCGCCGCCGAGGGCTACCCCACCGGTGACATGGACCTGTGCTTCTGTCGCACCTGCGGGTTCGTATTCAACGCGGCGTTCGACG
Encoded proteins:
- the rfbF gene encoding glucose-1-phosphate cytidylyltransferase, giving the protein MKVGILAGGLGTRLAEETVSKPKPMVEIGNQPILWHIMKHYHQHGHDDFVVALGYKGEYIKRWMVDYASLAHDIIVHADGSIESNGSAREEWTVSLVETGLPTATGGRIKRLRDHLGHDGTFMLTWGDGVSDIDLHALVEFHRSHGKLATMTAVRPPARFGHLEIDGDQITEFSEKPQTGEGWINGAFFVLEPAIFDYIEGDDTQFEKQPLEHLAKDGELMAYRHSGFWQCMDTIRDKKLLEQLWDEGDAPWKSWD
- a CDS encoding NAD(P)-dependent oxidoreductase; the encoded protein is MRILVTGSEGYIGALLVPMLTNAGHEVVGLDSGLFESCTIGPGGDAVQTIRLDIRDVEPEHLDGFDGVAHLAGISNDPLGDLNPDTTYEINHRATTRLAEAAKAAGVERLVFSSSCSLYGAHGNDLIDESADFLPVTPYGESKVLAEADLNKLADDDFSPVFLRNATAYGFSHRLRGDLVVNNLVGYAVAQGEVLMKSDGSPWRPLVHIEDISLAFLAALEAPRDAVHTEAFNIGRTEENYRVREVAEIVAGVVSGTRLAFAEEAGPDKRNYRVDCTKAETSLPGYEPTWTVRRGVEELYDAYKRYDMDIDSLTGPRLQRIKRIQSLVSDGRLGQDLRWNSAISG
- a CDS encoding class I SAM-dependent methyltransferase, coding for MTELPPCRSCGANDLELFLSLGDTPLADALVKPEDVDRPEGQYPLEVAFCPACSLVQITEEVPADVLFVDNYLYFSSFSDALLQHSRDHALGLVKSRELGSDSLVVELASNDGYLLRNFVEEGIPVLGVDPAPDQARAANEAGVPTVAEFFGPELAERIRSQHGPADIIIANNVMAHVPDLNGFVGGMAKLLADDGIITVENPYVRDLIEHCEFDTIYHEHFCYYSCSSVDALVRRHSMFLNHVEYFPDMHGGTLRWHIGKTEDVSPTAREYLDREAREGLTAFDAYARFGDRVQAIRSGLLELLRDLKADGASIAAYGAAAKGSTLVNYVGIDTQLIDFVVDRNVHKQGLLMPGVHIPIEDPEALVRKKPDYVLLLAWNFRNEIAAQQAEYLDNGGRFIVPIPSPEIL